The following are encoded together in the Roseovarius sp. EL26 genome:
- a CDS encoding D-cysteine desulfhydrase family protein — protein sequence MTIETLLSQFPRACMGHLPTSLEAMPNLGAALGLDLWIKRDDCTGIGMGGNKVRQLEFYLGKAQAIEATQVLITGAVQSNFVRTTAAMAARLGMGCHIQLEERVPDPSPLYRENGNVLLNKLMGTTLYSYPEGEDETGADRRLREIAKGLKNSGEIPFIVPLSADHPPTGALGYIDAARELSNQSQTFDAIYIGSGSALTHCGLLFGLRLLGDQTPVIGICVRRDATTQTTRVHQRLEDLSQLLECENPTNGADIILDDCALAPGYGKMSDDTRNAITLAAQKEGQFLDPTYTGKVMAGLIYHAPERQRQKILFWHTGGQPAIFAYADDFGFSAK from the coding sequence ATGACTATTGAAACGCTCTTATCGCAATTTCCACGCGCCTGCATGGGGCATCTTCCCACGTCGCTTGAGGCCATGCCCAACTTGGGCGCGGCACTCGGACTTGACCTGTGGATCAAGCGTGATGACTGCACCGGGATCGGGATGGGCGGCAACAAAGTTCGCCAGCTCGAGTTTTATCTGGGCAAAGCGCAGGCCATAGAGGCCACGCAGGTATTGATCACTGGCGCAGTACAGTCAAATTTCGTGCGCACCACGGCGGCAATGGCCGCACGCCTTGGCATGGGCTGCCATATCCAGCTTGAAGAACGCGTGCCCGATCCATCACCGCTTTACCGAGAAAACGGGAACGTGTTGCTCAACAAACTGATGGGGACCACTCTCTATAGCTATCCCGAAGGAGAGGACGAAACAGGCGCAGATAGGCGACTGCGCGAAATCGCAAAAGGTCTGAAAAATTCCGGAGAGATTCCATTCATTGTCCCGTTATCGGCAGACCACCCCCCAACCGGGGCGTTAGGCTATATCGACGCGGCGCGTGAACTCAGCAACCAATCGCAGACATTTGATGCGATTTACATCGGTTCCGGCTCGGCGCTCACTCACTGCGGGCTGTTGTTTGGCTTACGTCTACTCGGCGATCAGACACCTGTCATTGGCATCTGTGTGCGACGTGATGCAACAACGCAAACAACGCGTGTGCACCAACGCCTTGAAGATCTTTCACAGCTTTTGGAGTGTGAAAATCCAACTAACGGCGCGGACATTATTCTGGATGACTGCGCCCTTGCCCCCGGCTACGGAAAAATGTCGGATGACACGCGCAATGCCATCACTCTGGCCGCCCAGAAAGAGGGCCAGTTTCTGGACCCGACCTATACCGGAAAAGTCATGGCTGGACTGATCTACCATGCGCCCGAACGACAGCGGCAGAAAATATTATTTTGGCACACCGGCGGCCAACCCGCAATTTTTGCCTATGCTGATGACTTTGGGTTCAGTGCAAAATGA
- the rnr gene encoding ribonuclease R yields MSQMPTKAEILEWISEHPTQTTKRDIAKAFGIKGAARIDLKRMLKELEAEGHLAKSKKTYLDPEKLPPVSVLRVSGQTNDGDLTATALEWHGEGAEPVVLMIPRAGDPALGEGDRILARLQEVTGEDHHYEGRLIRRIGTNPKKVLGIFRKGAEGGRILPIDKGDNKEWLVVSDGVRGAKDGELVEAEQAGPKGRMGLPRARITSRLGDPSAPKAVSLIAIRQHGIPDDFPDEVIAEADSKKPAGMSGREDLRDMPLVTIDPPDARDHDDAVWAHADDDLKNEGGHVIWVAIADVAHYVQPGSALDAEARKRGNSSYFPDRVVPMLPDRLSGDLCSLHEGVPRACLAVRMQIDADGNKIGQRFVRGLMKSVASLNYAEVQQAVDGAPNEKCTPLMDDIILPIYAAYAALKKARAQRQPLDLDLPERKVVLSEDGKVSSVSFTERLDAHKLIEECMVLANVAAAETLTAKKSPLLFRVHEEPAPEKLESLREVAQTAGLVLAKGQVLKTAHLNALLHAAAGTDHAEVVNMSTLRSMTQAYYSPTNFGHFGLALRSYGHFTSPIRRYADLIVHRSLVSAHGWGEDGLQPYDIERLEGTAKHISDTERRSMIAERDTNDRYLAAFLSERLGEEFTGRISGIANFGAFVRLDETGADGLIPMRALGREYYHLDRDAGTLTGSDTGIVIGLGQRVTVKLSEAAPVTGGVALELISLDGKIVKRGGGSHKGRGAKRKHVKSKRKSDKVKRKVKRSRT; encoded by the coding sequence ATGAGCCAGATGCCAACAAAAGCAGAGATTCTTGAATGGATTTCTGAACACCCGACCCAAACCACGAAACGTGATATTGCCAAAGCCTTTGGTATCAAAGGGGCTGCGCGGATTGATCTTAAGCGCATGCTTAAGGAGCTGGAGGCCGAAGGTCATCTGGCAAAATCCAAGAAAACCTATCTTGATCCTGAAAAACTGCCACCTGTTAGCGTGTTGCGGGTTTCCGGGCAAACCAATGATGGCGATCTGACTGCGACTGCGCTTGAATGGCACGGCGAGGGGGCCGAGCCGGTGGTTCTGATGATTCCACGTGCGGGTGACCCGGCGTTGGGCGAAGGCGACCGTATTTTGGCCCGCCTGCAAGAAGTGACTGGCGAAGATCATCACTATGAGGGGCGTTTGATCCGGCGGATTGGGACCAACCCGAAAAAAGTATTGGGGATCTTCCGCAAAGGGGCCGAAGGTGGGCGCATTTTGCCCATTGATAAAGGCGACAACAAAGAATGGCTTGTGGTCTCTGATGGGGTTCGCGGTGCGAAAGACGGCGAACTTGTCGAGGCAGAACAAGCCGGGCCAAAGGGCCGCATGGGTTTGCCACGTGCGCGCATTACTTCCCGTCTGGGCGACCCAAGTGCGCCAAAGGCAGTTTCACTGATTGCAATCCGGCAACATGGCATCCCTGATGATTTCCCCGACGAGGTGATCGCGGAAGCAGACAGCAAGAAACCCGCTGGTATGAGTGGTCGTGAGGATTTGCGCGATATGCCACTTGTGACTATTGATCCGCCTGATGCGCGGGATCATGACGATGCGGTATGGGCACACGCCGATGATGATCTGAAAAATGAGGGTGGTCACGTCATCTGGGTGGCGATTGCCGATGTTGCTCATTATGTGCAGCCGGGCTCTGCGCTGGATGCCGAGGCCCGCAAACGTGGCAACTCAAGCTATTTCCCAGACCGCGTTGTGCCGATGCTGCCGGACCGGTTGTCTGGTGATCTGTGTTCTTTGCATGAGGGGGTGCCGCGTGCTTGTCTTGCGGTGCGCATGCAGATCGATGCCGACGGCAACAAGATTGGCCAGCGTTTTGTGCGCGGGTTGATGAAGTCAGTGGCTTCCCTGAACTACGCCGAAGTGCAGCAAGCCGTCGATGGTGCGCCAAATGAAAAATGCACCCCTTTGATGGACGATATTATTCTTCCAATTTACGCGGCATATGCGGCCTTGAAAAAGGCCCGGGCGCAGCGCCAGCCGCTGGATCTGGATCTACCGGAACGCAAGGTTGTGTTGAGCGAAGACGGTAAGGTGTCGTCAGTCAGTTTTACGGAGCGACTTGATGCTCATAAACTGATCGAAGAATGCATGGTTCTGGCCAATGTGGCCGCCGCCGAGACATTGACGGCCAAAAAGTCACCACTGCTGTTCCGCGTACATGAAGAACCCGCACCAGAGAAACTGGAAAGCTTGCGGGAAGTGGCGCAAACTGCAGGGCTGGTGTTGGCCAAAGGCCAGGTGCTGAAAACTGCGCACCTGAATGCTTTGTTGCATGCCGCGGCGGGAACAGATCATGCCGAGGTGGTCAATATGTCCACCCTGCGGTCAATGACGCAGGCTTACTATAGCCCGACGAACTTCGGGCATTTCGGGCTGGCGTTGCGGTCATACGGACATTTCACCTCTCCCATTCGACGCTATGCAGATCTTATTGTGCATCGGTCCTTGGTGTCCGCCCATGGCTGGGGTGAGGATGGCTTGCAGCCGTACGATATTGAACGGTTGGAGGGCACTGCAAAGCATATCTCTGATACCGAACGGCGTTCGATGATCGCTGAGCGTGATACCAATGATCGGTATCTGGCGGCGTTTTTGTCTGAACGTTTGGGCGAGGAATTCACCGGTCGGATCAGCGGCATTGCCAACTTTGGCGCCTTTGTGCGGTTGGACGAAACCGGGGCAGACGGGTTGATCCCGATGCGGGCTTTGGGGCGAGAATATTACCATTTGGATCGGGATGCGGGCACTTTGACCGGCTCTGACACGGGTATCGTGATCGGATTAGGCCAGCGGGTGACGGTCAAACTGAGCGAAGCCGCACCCGTTACGGGCGGCGTCGCGCTGGAATTGATCAGCCTTGATGGCAAAATAGTCAAACGCGGTGGCGGATCTCATAAGGGACGTGGCGCTAAGCGTAAACATGTCAAATCAAAGCGTAAATCGGATAAGGTTAAGCGCAAGGTCAAGCGCAGCCGAACATAA